The following coding sequences lie in one Sorghum bicolor cultivar BTx623 chromosome 6, Sorghum_bicolor_NCBIv3, whole genome shotgun sequence genomic window:
- the LOC8070945 gene encoding RPM1-interacting protein 4, which translates to MAHPEIPAFGDWETTGNTPYTQKFEDARKNKKTGIPTQPNDPRRNPEHPRKSPLHPTTYKTDPQDQGPRNPPHRPRPGTDHQRHSDRPTHREPAPRRQANPQREQESNAGAPRSPYRTAVGSASPMQPNNQSKPKHRLTGMQTPERRPSSEGHGQHTPGRSRMKQGGYEPEEEVAVPPFGEWDDANAASGEKYTGIFNRVRDDRLSPTSSARQPSTTRSEENKVQQKCSCCIL; encoded by the exons ATGGCG CACCCTGAAATTCCTGCATTTGGGGATTGGGAAACCACAGGAAACACCCCTTACACACAAAAGTTTGAGGATGCACGGAAGAACAAGAAAACAGGAATTCCTACACAACCAAATGATCCAAGGAGGAACCCGGAACATCCTCGAAAGTCGCCTTTGCATCCAACGACCTACAAAACCGATCCTCAAGACCAGGGTCCAAGGAACCCACCACATCGACCGAGACCTGGAACTGACCACCAACGACACTCTGACCGGCCTACTCACCGTGAGCCTGCACCACGAAGACAAGCAAATCCTCAGAGAGAACAAGAGAGTAATGCTGGGGCACCAAGGAGCCCCTACAGAACAGCTGTTGGGTCTGCTTCACCAATGCAGCCAAACAACCAATCAAAGCCAAAGCACAGGTTGACTGGAATGCAGACTCCAGAGAGGAGGCCATCCTCAGAGGGGCATGGCCAGCATACACCTGGAAGGAGCAGGATGAAGCAGGGTGGCTATGAG CCTGAAGAAGAAGTGGCTGTACCACCCTTTGGCGAATGGGATGATGCAAATGCAGCATCAGGTGAAAAGTACACTGGTATCTTCAACAGGGTAAGGGACGATAGGTTGTCACCTACCTCTTCAGCTAGGCAACCATCTACCACTCGTAGTGAGGAGAATAAGGTGCAACAG AAATGTTCTTGTTGCATACTTTGA